In Sphingobacterium sp. PCS056, the following proteins share a genomic window:
- a CDS encoding hydrogenase maturation nickel metallochaperone HypA encodes MHELSIVKDIFDTLEGHYGSRVEDVQQIQVTAGLLSNVQPVLIQNAFDAFITENRGYADMELEVIVNDILAYCDDCQKNFPVHYHRFVCPCGRSSSTIVQGNELYISKVIFKQEK; translated from the coding sequence TGCACGAGCTTAGTATTGTAAAGGATATCTTCGATACACTGGAAGGCCATTATGGTTCTCGAGTGGAAGATGTTCAACAGATTCAAGTAACCGCAGGTCTGCTGTCAAATGTGCAGCCTGTTCTGATCCAGAATGCTTTTGATGCCTTTATTACTGAGAATAGGGGGTATGCAGATATGGAACTGGAAGTTATCGTTAACGATATCTTAGCATATTGTGATGACTGTCAAAAGAATTTTCCAGTTCATTACCACCGTTTTGTATGTCCCTGCGGACGCTCTTCATCAACAATTGTTCAGGGAAACGAATTGTATATTTCAAAAGTAATTTTTAAACAAGAAAAATAA